The genomic DNA GTGGCGGTGTTCGTGCGCGTGCCGCTGCCCGTGAGCGTCCCACGCACAACGATCGTCCCGCTGGCGTCCACTTGGAGATCGCCTAACACCCACGTGAGCACCTGCCCGCTCTGGCTCGTTGGCGCGGGGGTGGCGCTCGCGAACACAAAGCCCACCGGCAGCGTATCGGTCACAACGGCAGCTGCGGCGATGCTCGGCCCGGCGTTGCGCCAGCTCAACGTGTAGCTGACCTGGCTCCCCGATCGCACCGTGGCCGGGCCGGTCTTGGCGATCTGCACGTCGGCCTCGGCGACGATCCGCGTCGTCGCCTCGCTGCTGTTGTTGCCGTCGGTGGTGTCGGTGGTGTCGGTGCTGATCGTGGCGGTGTTGGTTACGAGCGTATCGTTGGCGGTGTCGGGCGGCGTGCGCAGCGTCAGCGCGATCGTGCCGCTGGCTCCGGGCGCAAGGCTGGCGAGATCCCAGGTGAGCACCTGCCCGCTGATGCTCGACGGCGCGGGAGTCGCCCCGACAAAGAGCACGCCGGATGGAAGCGTATCGACGAGCTGGACGTTGGTCGCGGTCGCGGTGCCGCTGTTGCGGTAGGTCAACGTCGCGGTGAAGACCTCCCCGGCCCGCGCCTCGGTCGCGGCGGTCTTGAGGATCGCCACATCGGCCCACTGGACCTCGGTGGTCGCGCTGGAGCTATTGTCGCTGGTGCTCGTCTCTACCGTCGATGTGCTGATCGTGGCGGTGTTGGTGAGCGTGGTCGGCGCGGACGTGCTGACCGTGGTGTTGACCGTGATCGTGCCCTGCTGGCCCACGGCAAGCGTGCCCAGGTTCCAGGTAAGGACCTGGCCGCTGACACTCGACGGCGCGGGGGTGGCGCTGACGAAGGTCACGCCAGCCGGTAAGGTGTCCTGCACCTGCGCGCTGGCGGCTGCCGCAGGCCCGTTGTTGCGGTAGGCAAGCTGGTAGCTCAGACTGGACCCGGCGATCACGGTGGCCGGGCCGCTCTTGGCGATCCGCACGTTGGCCGGTTGTACCACGCCGATGTCATACGACACGTTCAGATCGGTGCTCCCGGCTGGCAGGATCGCCACCACGCCGCTCGGGGTCGCATCGCTGTCGAAGCTGTCATTGCCGCCCGCGTCCTGGCGGGTCACGGTCAAGCCTGCGAGCGGCTGGCCCGGCTGGAACATGGCCGGGTCGATCCGCACCACATACGCGCGCCACGGATCGACATACATCCGCCAGTTGCCGCTCATCCCTGACACGCTGCCGGTGGTCACGGTCGCAAGGGGCGTGGTAAAGCCGGTATCGCTGGCGGCGAAGAGCTGCACGCGCACGCCCTGGATGTCGCTCTCGCCCGCGTCCTGCACGCCGTTGGAGTTGGCGTCCAGCCACACCCGATCGCCGATGGCCCGCCAGGGACAGAGCAGCTCCACATCGCCCAGGCCCGCGCTCTTGGCAAAGGCCGTGTCGTTGGTGGCGTTGTACAGCTCCTCGCGCGCCGTCGGCTGGCCGCCTGTGACGTCGTACCAGGCGGCGCCCGCGCCGTTGAGCTGGTAGGGCGTCAAAAAGGTGGTGATGACCTCGCCGCCATAGCTGCCGTCGTGCTGGCCGGGGATATAGGCGATCGATCCCCAGGTCCGCTCGTTGTGCGTGGCGGGGTCGTCGTCCCCATACAGCTCCGCGCCGGTCGTGGGCGCGCTCCACTGCCCAAAGCCTGCCGGTGCCGCGCGCAGCAGATCGCCGAAGCCGCGGCCCTGCTCCGAGGGAATGAGGTAGCTGGCCCCCAGATCGCCGTAGCGGTCACGCAGGCCCAGGAGCATCCCGCCCTGCTCGTCGAAGCTGATACCCGCCAGGAGCGGTAAGGGGTGGACGCTCGCAAAGTTGGTGTCCCAGGGGAGCCACGCGAGCGGCAGGCCCACAAAGGAGCCGCGCTGCGCGTCGTAGTCGCGCAGGTTGAACGCAACCGCAGGCGTCGCGGCCCAGCTCCCCGCCGTGAGGTCATACCGCCACGCGCCCGCACTGAGGTGCTGCCGGTTCTGCGTGCTCTCGGCTGAGCAGACATAGCCCAGGTAGAGCGATTGCGGCGTCAGCGCCAGGCTGAAGGGGCGGAAGTCCGCAGCGCCACTGCCGCAGATGCCGGGATTCGGGACCTGTGCCAAGATGGTCATGCTCGCCTGCGGGCTGGCG from Herpetosiphonaceae bacterium includes the following:
- a CDS encoding SdrD B-like domain-containing protein, whose amino-acid sequence is MPHASRWFHHPLWYALCIIVIAALLASGLVTPSQAQIDNSQPSLAYASTVDCLRAGADRGQASHLSPRFASTCFGSRWSPGGYTDQSVSNQGDALPSDPALVEFGDGTPDAPGEPGHLSLASLGEVGAVYGVASSSGTNPTAPAGGARQPRLFVGAFTKRITRYGSGGPGAIYVLNRATATTSLYVQVPDVVPGPDRLPGDPGDGTSATFPNGLPYTPQNGGLHTPFEDSLVLPYVSKTGLGDVELDADERYLYAVNLNTRRISRFDTWSASPQASMTILAQVPNPGICGSGAADFRPFSLALTPQSLYLGYVCSAESTQNRQHLSAGAWRYDLTAGSWAATPAVAFNLRDYDAQRGSFVGLPLAWLPWDTNFASVHPLPLLAGISFDEQGGMLLGLRDRYGDLGASYLIPSEQGRGFGDLLRAAPAGFGQWSAPTTGAELYGDDDPATHNERTWGSIAYIPGQHDGSYGGEVITTFLTPYQLNGAGAAWYDVTGGQPTAREELYNATNDTAFAKSAGLGDVELLCPWRAIGDRVWLDANSNGVQDAGESDIQGVRVQLFAASDTGFTTPLATVTTGSVSGMSGNWRMYVDPWRAYVVRIDPAMFQPGQPLAGLTVTRQDAGGNDSFDSDATPSGVVAILPAGSTDLNVSYDIGVVQPANVRIAKSGPATVIAGSSLSYQLAYRNNGPAAAASAQVQDTLPAGVTFVSATPAPSSVSGQVLTWNLGTLAVGQQGTITVNTTVSTSAPTTLTNTATISTSTVETSTSDNSSSATTEVQWADVAILKTAATEARAGEVFTATLTYRNSGTATATNVQLVDTLPSGVLFVGATPAPSSISGQVLTWDLASLAPGASGTIALTLRTPPDTANDTLVTNTATISTDTTDTTDGNNSSEATTRIVAEADVQIAKTGPATVRSGSQVSYTLSWRNAGPSIAAAAVVTDTLPVGFVFASATPAPTSQSGQVLTWVLGDLQVDASGTIVVRGTLTGSGTRTNTATIGTPTDDPNPGDNTSTVDTDVQAPDLAITKTDNGMTAELGKPITYTLTYRNSGTSAATGVVVTETVPTYTTFDAQASTSGWSCPQGAPAGTRCTFSIPSVQAGGSGTLHFVVRVLDSLPPGSVVTAIDNLVRIADDGSAGGDPTPGNNSSSERTPFDPTGITLEHFSATHTSAGVILQWTTSSELNTWAFHVYRSTGTDRPQAEQVTKAAIPARGSRTSGATYTWTDTSAEAGQRYRYWLQELEVGGGTAHEYGPMVPFYRVYLPVVR